From a single Lewinella sp. LCG006 genomic region:
- a CDS encoding SusC/RagA family TonB-linked outer membrane protein produces MMMKNINCVLLFLLPFSLLAQRSVSGTVTDANGALIGVNILAVGSTSGTITDLDGNYELVVSSTTDSLEYSYLGYVTQKVAIAGRSKIDIVLEEAMQLLEQVVVIGYGVQKKDDLTGAVSVVSSNELDNLPSQSLGQALQGKVTGLQIIPTSGAPGADAIFRIRGVGTLNNADPLFVVDGMIVNDIQFINPQDVESVSVLKDASATSIYGARGANGVIIITTKLGNTEGKGTINVSAYTGTQEITKTIELVNAEQYATLINEADVNEGRQPRFADPSQFTESTDWQNEVLQTAAVHNIQLGINGGNQKSQYNISANYFGQDGIVKGSDYERITTRFNNQLKVKDWLTVASNVSLGTFHSNNINGGAILLGAYHADPLTPAIDSVGDFGNTSVFGSTGNPVATIFYNNNETRGYRVVGNTYADVSFLKHFTFRTNFGLDYVNNTNRAFVPVFEVSPIQQNQQNKLTIRNESYRNWLWENTLSYANTWGDHQVDGIAGLTYQDNFGESLEGSRQNLVGESPDLLYINAGEQQTSFAGNGIYGGDWGLVSYLGRVNYTFASRYLLTLAGRVDGSSRFGANNRYGVFPSVGLGWNITNEPFFRETELLSRLKLRFSWGKTGNDRIGDYQYTALIQTGLGAVFGTTEQLNQGSTLQNLANPDIRWEETTQVDVGLEAGFFDNKLQLEIDIYQRTTEGILYAADIPNYLGAGPPTQNIAEVLNQGIDMKLNWRKNGSVVRYGLGVLGSILHNEVLKVDDLDSDLFGGGLGIGGQLGTNSRAGNPVGAFYGLVVEGVFQNQEELTTYATLGNQVPGDLRFADLDGDGIITAEGDRTLLGSPIPDFILGANAFIEVAGFDLSVDIVGQFGNEIINAKKMARFGAYNFETNALDRWTGEGTSNSEPRVTFGGTNIERLSSRFIEDGSYIRLRNVQFGYNLPLSLAQKIYLQSLRVYVSGTNLWTSTDYTGYNPEIYNNNVFDNGIDRGNIYPVSKTITVGIDIQF; encoded by the coding sequence ATGATGATGAAGAACATAAACTGTGTTTTACTTTTCCTCTTGCCGTTCAGCTTACTAGCGCAGCGTTCTGTCTCAGGAACAGTCACTGATGCAAACGGCGCACTGATCGGTGTGAATATTCTAGCGGTAGGTTCTACTTCAGGAACTATTACCGATCTCGATGGAAACTACGAACTGGTAGTGTCCAGTACAACCGATTCATTGGAGTATTCCTACCTCGGCTACGTCACTCAAAAGGTGGCTATCGCAGGACGGAGTAAGATTGATATCGTATTGGAAGAAGCCATGCAATTGCTGGAACAAGTCGTTGTGATTGGCTATGGTGTCCAGAAAAAAGATGACTTGACGGGGGCTGTTTCTGTTGTAAGCTCCAATGAATTAGACAACCTTCCTTCCCAGTCATTAGGGCAGGCTTTGCAGGGCAAAGTTACGGGCTTGCAAATTATTCCCACCTCGGGTGCACCCGGCGCAGATGCTATTTTCCGAATTCGAGGGGTTGGGACGCTCAACAACGCCGACCCACTTTTTGTAGTGGACGGCATGATCGTCAATGATATCCAATTCATTAACCCTCAAGATGTAGAAAGCGTTTCTGTGCTCAAAGATGCTTCTGCAACGTCTATTTATGGCGCTCGAGGAGCTAATGGGGTCATCATCATCACCACTAAACTTGGAAATACCGAAGGAAAGGGAACCATCAACGTAAGCGCATATACCGGTACCCAGGAAATTACCAAAACGATCGAATTGGTCAACGCCGAACAATATGCGACCCTCATCAATGAAGCGGATGTTAACGAAGGGCGTCAGCCTCGCTTTGCTGATCCCAGCCAATTTACGGAATCTACCGATTGGCAAAACGAGGTGCTGCAAACGGCGGCCGTCCATAACATTCAACTAGGCATTAACGGGGGAAATCAAAAGTCTCAGTACAATATTAGCGCCAACTACTTTGGCCAGGATGGCATTGTGAAAGGTTCAGATTACGAACGTATCACCACTCGGTTCAATAATCAGCTGAAAGTAAAAGACTGGCTGACGGTCGCAAGCAATGTTTCCTTAGGAACTTTCCATAGTAACAATATCAATGGTGGTGCTATCCTACTCGGGGCCTATCACGCCGATCCACTCACTCCCGCAATAGATTCGGTAGGGGACTTTGGAAATACCTCCGTTTTTGGCTCAACAGGCAATCCTGTGGCAACCATTTTTTACAATAATAACGAGACGCGGGGCTACAGGGTAGTCGGAAATACTTATGCAGATGTTTCTTTTTTGAAACACTTCACCTTCCGGACCAATTTCGGTTTAGACTATGTGAACAATACCAATCGGGCATTTGTGCCCGTATTTGAAGTGTCACCTATTCAGCAAAACCAGCAGAACAAATTGACGATACGTAATGAGTCTTACCGCAACTGGCTGTGGGAAAATACCTTGTCTTACGCCAATACCTGGGGCGATCACCAAGTAGACGGCATCGCAGGCTTGACCTACCAGGATAATTTTGGCGAAAGCCTGGAAGGAAGCCGTCAAAACCTCGTAGGTGAAAGCCCCGATTTACTCTACATCAACGCCGGAGAACAACAGACCAGCTTTGCGGGTAATGGCATCTATGGTGGCGATTGGGGGCTGGTTTCCTACCTGGGGCGCGTCAACTATACCTTTGCCAGCCGCTATCTGCTGACGCTGGCAGGCCGCGTGGACGGTTCTTCCCGCTTTGGTGCCAACAACCGTTATGGCGTATTTCCTTCCGTAGGCTTGGGGTGGAATATTACGAACGAACCTTTCTTTCGGGAAACAGAACTGTTAAGCCGTTTAAAGCTGCGTTTCAGCTGGGGTAAAACGGGTAACGACCGTATCGGCGACTACCAATATACAGCACTAATCCAAACAGGCCTGGGAGCCGTTTTTGGTACCACCGAGCAATTGAACCAGGGCTCTACCTTGCAAAATCTGGCTAACCCCGATATCCGCTGGGAAGAAACGACCCAGGTGGATGTAGGACTGGAAGCTGGCTTTTTCGACAACAAACTTCAACTAGAAATAGATATCTACCAGCGGACAACGGAAGGCATTTTATATGCGGCCGATATCCCTAACTATTTGGGTGCTGGTCCTCCTACCCAAAATATTGCGGAGGTACTCAATCAAGGGATTGACATGAAGCTGAACTGGCGGAAAAATGGCAGCGTTGTCCGTTATGGCCTTGGGGTGCTTGGCTCCATACTCCACAATGAGGTTCTTAAAGTAGACGATTTGGACAGTGACCTGTTTGGTGGTGGTTTGGGTATCGGTGGCCAATTGGGTACCAATTCTCGGGCAGGCAATCCGGTTGGCGCTTTCTACGGATTGGTCGTCGAAGGAGTCTTCCAGAATCAAGAAGAACTGACCACCTATGCCACCCTAGGTAATCAAGTACCCGGTGATTTACGCTTCGCCGATCTTGACGGTGATGGTATCATTACAGCAGAGGGAGACCGGACTTTATTGGGTTCTCCCATCCCTGATTTTATCCTCGGTGCCAATGCATTTATTGAAGTTGCAGGCTTTGATCTGAGCGTGGATATCGTTGGGCAATTCGGCAACGAAATCATTAATGCCAAAAAAATGGCCCGCTTCGGCGCCTATAATTTTGAAACAAACGCTCTCGATCGTTGGACGGGCGAAGGAACGAGCAATAGCGAACCCCGCGTGACCTTTGGTGGAACCAATATCGAACGCCTGAGCAGCCGTTTCATTGAGGACGGCTCTTATATCCGACTACGAAATGTGCAATTTGGTTACAACCTCCCGTTGTCATTGGCACAAAAGATCTACCTGCAAAGCCTGCGCGTTTATGTGAGCGGTACCAACCTGTGGACCTCCACCGATTACACCGGTTATAATCCGGAAATTTATAACAACAATGTCTTTGACAACGGAATTGACCGTGGCAATATTTACCCCGTTTCGAAAACGATTACGGTAGGGATAGACATTCAGTTTTAA
- a CDS encoding RagB/SusD family nutrient uptake outer membrane protein has protein sequence MKNLLYLFPLLFLATACNSVLDRAPQESYTLDNYFLDAEQATQSVNAIYSQLRDWETHVFSFIGMTDIVSDDSNKGSTPNDAFFLQEVDDFAHTPTNVAPASVWNGYYVGIFRANLAIDRIPTVPEMDENLRMRLIGEAKFLRAHFYFNLVRWFGDLPLITEPFPSDFSIERSPKSLVYEQIIADLNDASDALPTRNGYTSADVGRATQGAAKAMLAKVYLTLENWPEAERLALEVINSGQYNLYNSYAKLFRREGENSVESIFEVQAAAYETGGGGTQYNEVQGVRGEPNLGWGFNSPSNDLLNAYEPGDPRRDATILFVGEVLPDGSGIVQDNVNIIGERYNQKAWVPEHTGGNGNGPGNIRILRYADVLLIAAEALNENGKTPMALTYINLVRERARGTSPSVLPNLTLTDPAELRAAIWRERRVELALEQHRWFDLVRQKRAATVMQNVGKNFIVNQHELFPIPQGEIDLSQGALVQNPGYN, from the coding sequence ATGAAAAATCTATTATATCTTTTTCCGCTATTATTCCTGGCAACAGCCTGCAACAGTGTCCTGGATCGGGCCCCACAAGAGAGCTATACCCTGGATAATTACTTTCTCGATGCAGAACAAGCGACGCAGTCGGTGAATGCGATTTATTCCCAATTACGGGATTGGGAAACCCATGTGTTTAGTTTTATCGGTATGACCGATATCGTGAGCGATGATTCCAACAAAGGCAGCACTCCAAACGATGCCTTCTTCTTGCAGGAAGTTGACGATTTTGCCCATACGCCTACCAATGTAGCCCCTGCCAGTGTCTGGAACGGATATTATGTAGGCATCTTCCGAGCTAACTTGGCCATCGACCGCATTCCAACGGTCCCGGAAATGGATGAAAATTTGCGGATGCGTTTGATTGGAGAAGCTAAATTTTTGCGGGCGCATTTCTACTTCAATCTTGTCCGCTGGTTTGGAGACCTGCCCTTGATAACAGAACCCTTTCCAAGTGATTTTTCTATTGAACGAAGCCCCAAAAGCCTGGTTTACGAACAGATTATCGCGGATTTGAATGATGCCAGTGATGCCTTACCAACCAGAAACGGATACACAAGTGCCGATGTTGGTCGTGCTACCCAAGGAGCCGCGAAAGCCATGCTTGCTAAGGTATATTTGACTTTAGAAAACTGGCCCGAGGCCGAACGCCTTGCGCTGGAAGTGATTAATTCTGGGCAATATAATCTTTACAATAGCTATGCAAAGCTCTTCCGTAGAGAAGGGGAAAATTCGGTAGAAAGTATTTTTGAAGTACAGGCCGCCGCTTACGAAACGGGTGGAGGCGGAACCCAATACAACGAGGTGCAGGGCGTAAGAGGGGAACCCAATTTAGGTTGGGGATTCAATAGTCCCAGCAATGATTTGCTGAACGCCTACGAACCAGGTGATCCACGTCGTGACGCAACCATTCTTTTCGTTGGAGAAGTACTACCCGATGGCTCTGGAATTGTCCAGGATAATGTCAATATCATCGGGGAGCGGTACAACCAAAAAGCTTGGGTACCTGAGCATACAGGAGGGAATGGCAATGGCCCAGGTAATATCCGTATTCTTCGTTATGCCGACGTGCTGCTGATCGCAGCAGAAGCGCTGAACGAAAATGGTAAAACTCCTATGGCCTTGACCTATATCAACCTGGTTCGCGAACGTGCCCGTGGAACAAGCCCCTCCGTTTTACCCAACCTGACCCTGACCGACCCTGCTGAATTACGTGCAGCAATATGGCGGGAACGTCGGGTAGAATTAGCGTTGGAGCAGCACCGTTGGTTCGATCTCGTTCGCCAAAAAAGAGCAGCTACTGTTATGCAAAACGTAGGCAAAAACTTCATTGTCAACCAGCATGAACTGTTTCCCATTCCGCAAGGAGAGATTGACTTGAGCCAGGGTGCTTTGGTGCAAAACCCGGGGTATAATTAA